In Bacteroidota bacterium, a single window of DNA contains:
- a CDS encoding choice-of-anchor D domain-containing protein: MKYLVRLFTAVVLLSTVTCQLSAQGISSSGTDYWVGFMPNGDPALGAYAAQMRLFIATGTKNKVSVSIGTSTTSYILAPNEIKDLPLDGRALTSKSETITPDGAVHVTSTNPITLYGYSVWTCTSCIGGSPDGFLGLPITSYGTQYYTVNYPDGVFSGNTHGEFLIVAPYDNTNVTITPKSDTRGGHLAGVPWTFTLSRGQTYLVQSPGNDIGANDLSGTSITTSRPVAVMTGHEISSVPTDWVRSADHFLEMLPPVDKWGTQYFDMPMAGRTACGDFIRIISGEDGNQITYKSNGPNGTYYLNAGDVVDDELVTDPTVYTSVNHKKFIVTQYSYSQGYNGDPGTADPFMVLFTPQQQFEKEMIFRTPTPAKSGTFNNYVTFIARDDSIKKITINGQPLGTGNSQFAGHAQFPNTNPVMGGYRVLLLGGSNVDYVAKGPVPFGAYQYGFSLYEGYGWPTGMAQNIISPDTLPPLVKILDSTCGTYTLRFFEPRRITNGFSFDDTRLAYIALITDAGDARWDTPSYNYSLTPDPGFIVGDSTTVAKLSVVDPTQDAYAAIFTVDRAGNDTVYQYHYYAPKISVTPAPTYDFGAIPVGTDSCMTLTLTNLAAGDFMAESDSIDGIAQGGNFTVSPRRLSPVHAAATTTLSLCFQAVDTGVVSTDTLRLLSQCATYQYLLKGTGITPLIYASDVNFGEVDSGQTLCKQLTLRNPGKATLTITSQDLVTDPNFSIDPNQKFPIVIPPGQSVDVLYCFHPKSWGTFSGHVIFANLNTAKFQHSIKDTSLLTGLALPAGAKLTSYDKTFSIGCTDTLLRDTLYNNFAKGQVIDSIGLAGPDAKYFTLTVPTKSFPFVLDPGMGNENEVPLEIQFHSLLNGYDFTPRHATVVAYAAAPSPQPTLAITAQLVTPRIAFAPSSIDLGYGRIGHSTTSSFTITNSGNAPLTIGSYNVSGADAGAFTLLPLPPYTIAPGAQQIVTITATGSETRTYTAQVQGTSGCENSSLALVAKFYNVGDTSNGTTHPKTYVAVAGGPCGTNQQTAFFVNTGSLDTITVLSATIDATSDWKNPGDFGIPGGFNSANVNPHDTLYIPIRFTPMAHGVRQAALTLNLKGKKVDGTDSLWTETVLLQGTGVGVRRTFAIGAMASTPAAYQALPDHTLAVPIVIDNAIDFNTPDNGTQGAYGYRVDVSWKRDLFQYISVTPPVVASNPVYNPATDMETRTFTLLSSSPLGGQTTLATLNLRVMVSKSDTTAIGLANAVWLDKDSTPLCYAADTTIGATFQLDPVCGTKSIQYMLTNGTIPPIIRDIRPNPAHDFAKIGYSVAAPAVISISIFDVMGNEVRRIADKVAVQPGSYDATLSASDLPSGTYFCRLTDGQTVRTREFVLQR, from the coding sequence ATGAAATATTTGGTTCGACTTTTCACCGCAGTCGTCCTTCTCTCCACTGTCACCTGCCAATTAAGCGCGCAGGGCATCTCATCCTCCGGCACCGACTATTGGGTCGGCTTTATGCCCAATGGGGATCCTGCACTCGGCGCGTATGCCGCCCAGATGCGGCTATTTATCGCTACGGGGACGAAGAATAAAGTGTCCGTGTCGATCGGCACTTCAACTACGAGCTACATCCTGGCTCCGAACGAGATCAAAGATCTTCCACTTGATGGCAGGGCGCTGACGTCTAAGAGCGAGACGATTACACCGGATGGAGCGGTGCATGTGACGAGCACCAATCCCATCACGCTGTATGGATATTCGGTTTGGACATGCACCTCCTGTATCGGAGGGTCTCCGGATGGATTCCTCGGGTTGCCCATTACTTCCTACGGGACACAGTATTACACGGTGAATTATCCCGATGGAGTATTTAGCGGAAATACCCATGGCGAGTTTTTGATCGTCGCGCCCTACGATAATACCAACGTCACGATTACGCCCAAATCCGATACGCGCGGCGGACATTTGGCCGGAGTGCCATGGACCTTCACGCTGAGCCGGGGACAGACATACCTCGTTCAATCCCCTGGCAACGACATCGGAGCGAACGATCTCTCCGGCACGAGCATCACGACCTCCCGCCCCGTCGCGGTTATGACCGGTCATGAGATCTCATCCGTACCAACCGATTGGGTGCGTTCGGCCGATCACTTTCTCGAGATGCTCCCGCCCGTCGATAAGTGGGGAACGCAATACTTCGATATGCCGATGGCTGGCCGCACGGCCTGCGGCGATTTTATTCGCATCATTTCCGGAGAAGATGGCAATCAGATTACATACAAGAGCAATGGTCCCAATGGCACCTACTATCTGAATGCCGGCGATGTCGTGGACGATGAACTGGTCACCGATCCGACGGTCTACACATCTGTTAACCACAAGAAGTTTATCGTTACGCAGTATTCGTATTCGCAGGGTTACAATGGTGACCCGGGCACGGCAGATCCCTTTATGGTCCTCTTTACGCCGCAGCAACAGTTCGAAAAGGAAATGATCTTTCGGACGCCCACACCGGCAAAAAGTGGGACGTTCAATAACTATGTGACCTTCATCGCGCGCGATGATTCGATCAAGAAGATCACAATCAACGGACAGCCGCTCGGCACCGGCAACTCTCAGTTTGCCGGTCACGCGCAATTCCCCAACACAAACCCGGTCATGGGTGGGTATCGCGTCCTCCTGCTTGGAGGCTCGAACGTCGATTACGTTGCCAAAGGACCGGTACCATTTGGCGCATACCAATATGGCTTCTCACTCTATGAGGGTTATGGCTGGCCGACCGGTATGGCCCAGAATATCATTTCGCCCGATACACTTCCGCCGCTTGTGAAGATACTCGATAGCACGTGCGGGACCTACACGCTCCGTTTCTTCGAACCGAGGAGAATTACAAACGGATTCTCGTTCGATGATACCCGCCTTGCGTATATCGCGCTCATCACCGATGCCGGTGATGCCCGCTGGGACACGCCCTCGTATAATTATTCGCTGACGCCCGATCCCGGTTTCATCGTTGGCGATAGCACGACCGTAGCAAAGCTCTCCGTGGTGGATCCGACGCAGGATGCATACGCCGCAATCTTTACCGTCGATCGCGCAGGCAACGACACGGTTTACCAATACCACTACTACGCACCGAAGATTTCGGTCACGCCGGCCCCAACGTATGACTTTGGTGCCATCCCGGTTGGAACCGATAGCTGCATGACGCTGACCCTTACGAACCTTGCGGCCGGTGATTTCATGGCGGAGTCCGATTCGATCGATGGAATCGCGCAGGGCGGCAATTTCACCGTTAGTCCGAGGAGACTATCGCCGGTCCATGCGGCCGCGACAACAACGCTCTCGCTCTGTTTTCAAGCAGTCGATACCGGCGTCGTTTCGACCGATACGTTACGCCTTCTCTCCCAATGTGCCACATATCAGTATCTTCTGAAGGGCACGGGAATTACACCGCTGATTTATGCCAGCGATGTCAATTTCGGCGAGGTCGATAGTGGCCAGACCCTCTGCAAACAGCTTACGCTTCGCAACCCCGGCAAGGCGACGCTCACAATCACGAGCCAGGATTTAGTGACCGATCCGAATTTCTCGATCGATCCAAATCAGAAGTTTCCGATCGTCATTCCGCCCGGCCAAAGCGTGGACGTCCTGTATTGCTTCCATCCGAAATCATGGGGGACGTTCTCCGGCCACGTGATCTTTGCAAATCTCAATACCGCAAAATTCCAACATTCCATCAAGGATACCTCACTGCTGACGGGGCTCGCACTGCCGGCCGGCGCCAAACTGACATCGTACGACAAGACCTTTAGCATCGGCTGTACTGATACACTGCTACGGGACACGTTGTATAACAATTTCGCAAAGGGTCAGGTCATCGATTCCATTGGACTGGCGGGCCCAGATGCGAAGTACTTTACACTGACTGTTCCTACGAAGTCATTCCCGTTCGTTCTTGATCCGGGAATGGGGAATGAGAATGAGGTGCCGCTAGAGATTCAATTCCATTCGCTCCTGAATGGATACGATTTTACACCGCGACACGCGACGGTCGTAGCATACGCAGCAGCGCCAAGTCCGCAACCTACACTTGCAATCACGGCGCAATTGGTGACGCCGCGCATCGCGTTTGCGCCGAGCTCGATCGATCTCGGCTACGGACGAATTGGCCACAGCACCACCAGCAGCTTCACGATCACCAACTCGGGCAATGCACCACTCACCATCGGCTCCTACAATGTTTCCGGAGCAGATGCTGGCGCTTTTACCTTGTTGCCATTGCCACCATATACCATTGCTCCCGGCGCGCAGCAAATCGTGACCATCACAGCTACGGGTTCCGAGACGCGCACGTATACCGCGCAGGTCCAGGGCACGAGTGGATGTGAAAACTCCTCCCTCGCGCTTGTTGCCAAGTTCTATAACGTTGGCGACACTTCAAATGGGACGACACATCCAAAGACCTACGTCGCTGTGGCCGGCGGGCCCTGCGGGACGAACCAGCAGACTGCCTTCTTTGTCAATACCGGAAGCTTGGACACGATCACAGTACTCTCTGCCACGATTGACGCGACGAGTGACTGGAAGAATCCGGGGGATTTCGGAATACCGGGTGGATTCAATTCCGCGAATGTGAATCCGCACGATACCCTTTATATCCCCATCCGCTTCACACCGATGGCTCATGGCGTCCGGCAGGCAGCATTGACCTTGAACCTTAAAGGTAAAAAGGTCGATGGGACCGACAGCCTTTGGACGGAAACCGTGCTATTGCAGGGCACTGGCGTCGGAGTCCGGCGCACATTCGCCATTGGCGCGATGGCCTCGACGCCAGCCGCCTATCAGGCGCTCCCTGATCATACGCTTGCGGTCCCAATAGTCATCGATAACGCGATCGACTTCAATACTCCGGATAATGGCACCCAGGGGGCCTATGGCTACCGTGTCGATGTGAGCTGGAAGCGCGATCTGTTCCAGTATATATCGGTCACGCCGCCGGTTGTCGCATCCAATCCGGTTTATAATCCGGCCACCGACATGGAAACGCGGACCTTCACTCTGCTTTCGAGCTCGCCGCTCGGTGGGCAGACCACACTGGCCACGCTGAACCTTCGGGTCATGGTGAGCAAGAGCGATACGACAGCAATCGGGCTGGCCAATGCCGTCTGGCTCGATAAAGACTCAACGCCATTGTGCTATGCAGCCGATACCACGATTGGCGCGACATTCCAGCTCGATCCGGTTTGCGGGACGAAGTCGATCCAATACATGCTCACGAATGGCACAATTCCGCCTATTATTCGGGACATCCGACCGAATCCTGCGCATGACTTCGCGAAAATTGGCTATTCGGTCGCGGCTCCGGCTGTCATTTCGATTTCCATCTTCGATGTGATGGGCAATGAAGTGCGCCGCATTGCCGATAAGGTCGCCGTGCAGCCTGGATCGTACGATGCCACACTTTCAGCGAGCGATCTGCCTTCCGGTACCTACTTCTGCCGTCTGACAGATGGTCAGACCGTGAGGACGAGAGAGTTTGTGTTGCAGCGGTAG
- a CDS encoding T9SS type A sorting domain-containing protein: protein MRSTSLFVSAAILHLLPCLAGAQTPPKVEWQHCYGGSGFENFESSSYFESQGILSDHMVVRTRDGGYAFVALTESNDGDVSGNHTGFTGFQNIPSQDFWLVKTDILGKIQWQKCFGGTSEDGPQCLIRTSDGGFAMCGLTLSHDSDVTDPYPETISPNPVSGAKSPKVEGWVVKTDSMGVKEWAHCIGSHTGDEYFNSIIEVPDGFLVVGSSNANEEDWQSHTNYYDNGVDPFTMGTWDALIVKLNSKGEDQWHRLLGGVGYEEATSVVTVPGGGYIFAGNTNSPDSGYLTGPHGNVPTPHGDVTGLHLDPKIWGSDVWVVRLDSVARIVWQKCYGGFSYDMANCILNIPDGFLVAGWTNSNDGDVIGQHGHGDGWIFAIDTNGMMLHQVCLGGSDSDVIRSVIRTADGNFVFAGSTISTDGDVSGLHRGSVDSADGWVGELSPDLTLLWQKCLGGTARDGFGTVIETEDHGFLLNGSTETANNGDVSGNHAGKGTGGAPNRVSDVWNVKLRNPAANVEREIALASTHDLYPNPAQTEVYLDIDGTTPLRKIQFYSSFGMEVFPEYHVQGTRAIITVTDLPAGVYVARVTSANALAGTSEVQTVKLVKE, encoded by the coding sequence ATGCGCTCAACATCCCTCTTCGTTTCAGCCGCGATTCTACATTTGCTTCCCTGTTTAGCTGGCGCTCAAACGCCACCCAAGGTCGAGTGGCAGCATTGCTATGGCGGATCAGGCTTTGAAAATTTCGAAAGTTCTAGCTATTTCGAAAGTCAAGGCATTCTCTCTGACCATATGGTCGTTCGCACTCGAGACGGAGGATATGCCTTTGTTGCACTGACGGAATCGAACGATGGCGATGTCAGCGGAAATCATACGGGCTTTACGGGCTTTCAGAACATTCCGTCACAAGATTTTTGGTTAGTCAAGACAGATATCCTGGGTAAGATTCAGTGGCAAAAATGCTTTGGAGGAACGTCTGAGGACGGTCCACAGTGCTTAATTCGAACTTCCGATGGAGGTTTCGCTATGTGCGGCCTTACTTTGTCACACGACAGCGATGTAACCGATCCTTATCCTGAAACGATATCCCCAAATCCTGTAAGTGGAGCGAAATCCCCTAAAGTAGAAGGCTGGGTAGTCAAGACGGATTCGATGGGAGTGAAGGAGTGGGCGCACTGCATTGGATCGCATACAGGCGATGAATACTTCAACTCTATCATTGAAGTTCCGGATGGCTTCCTCGTTGTCGGATCGTCTAATGCGAATGAAGAAGATTGGCAGTCCCATACTAACTATTATGATAATGGTGTTGATCCTTTCACTATGGGTACTTGGGATGCATTGATTGTGAAGCTCAATTCGAAGGGTGAGGATCAATGGCACAGGCTCCTGGGCGGGGTTGGTTATGAGGAGGCGACATCCGTCGTCACCGTTCCCGGTGGCGGGTATATCTTTGCGGGTAATACTAACTCGCCCGATAGTGGATACCTCACTGGTCCTCACGGCAACGTACCCACTCCTCACGGCGACGTAACCGGTCTGCATCTCGATCCTAAAATCTGGGGATCCGACGTGTGGGTGGTCAGACTCGATTCCGTTGCGCGGATCGTCTGGCAAAAATGCTATGGGGGGTTCTCCTACGACATGGCAAATTGTATTCTGAATATCCCTGACGGTTTCCTCGTCGCCGGCTGGACGAATTCAAACGATGGCGATGTCATCGGGCAGCATGGACATGGGGACGGCTGGATCTTTGCGATTGACACGAATGGCATGATGCTACACCAAGTCTGTCTGGGTGGCTCCGATTCCGATGTTATTCGTTCCGTGATTCGGACCGCAGACGGCAATTTCGTGTTCGCGGGCAGCACGATTTCTACCGATGGCGACGTCTCCGGTCTCCATCGTGGTTCAGTGGACTCCGCGGATGGGTGGGTCGGCGAGTTGTCGCCCGACCTAACGCTCCTCTGGCAGAAATGCTTAGGTGGCACTGCAAGGGATGGCTTCGGTACCGTCATCGAAACAGAGGACCATGGGTTTTTGCTGAACGGGTCGACCGAAACAGCAAACAATGGTGATGTAAGTGGGAATCATGCTGGCAAGGGCACAGGCGGCGCCCCGAATCGCGTCTCCGATGTTTGGAATGTGAAATTGCGAAACCCAGCAGCGAACGTTGAAAGAGAAATTGCTCTTGCTTCAACGCACGATCTGTATCCGAATCCGGCCCAGACCGAAGTATATTTGGATATAGACGGCACTACTCCACTCCGCAAGATTCAGTTTTACTCATCGTTCGGAATGGAGGTGTTTCCGGAGTACCACGTCCAGGGCACCAGAGCCATCATTACTGTTACGGATCTCCCCGCCGGTGTGTACGTGGCCAGAGTCACATCCGCGAACGCTCTCGCCGGCACCAGCGAAGTGCAGACGGTTAAGTTAGTGAAGGAATAA
- a CDS encoding PASTA domain-containing protein codes for MTEEHTISDPTPPLQPPMGFGEKLAFYRRRWVVISGIAIVGFFVLVVLLDVVIMPLYVKSGSVATVPAVVGMKKDTGIARLKAADYEPIEYEVRFDDKIPEGTIIRQTPEGGEETKPGRKVYLVISGGKEMAIAPDLRGKSLRDAKMALLKANMSLNNVTYAYSDSAKNGTVFQQTPAPGAHTSTSAPVSVVVSEGPLLGRVPVPDLKNMSLASALEKLKSVQLEVGKVNYQNGTPENAVLDQYPQPGDLVNEGATVDLFVARGGQVVPPEGNGH; via the coding sequence ATGACTGAAGAGCACACGATCAGCGATCCAACTCCCCCATTGCAGCCGCCAATGGGGTTCGGGGAAAAACTCGCCTTCTACCGGAGACGATGGGTTGTCATTTCCGGCATTGCTATCGTCGGCTTCTTCGTCCTCGTCGTTCTCCTCGATGTTGTCATCATGCCGCTCTATGTCAAGAGTGGATCGGTCGCGACCGTGCCCGCCGTCGTCGGGATGAAGAAGGATACCGGCATCGCACGGCTCAAGGCCGCGGACTACGAGCCTATCGAGTATGAAGTCCGGTTCGACGATAAAATACCGGAAGGAACAATCATCCGCCAAACACCCGAAGGCGGAGAAGAGACCAAACCCGGTCGCAAAGTCTATCTCGTGATCTCAGGCGGTAAGGAAATGGCCATCGCACCAGACTTACGTGGCAAGTCGCTCCGCGACGCGAAAATGGCGCTGCTGAAGGCGAATATGTCGCTAAACAATGTGACCTATGCTTATTCCGACAGTGCCAAGAACGGGACGGTCTTCCAGCAGACTCCCGCACCCGGCGCTCATACATCGACAAGCGCCCCCGTAAGCGTCGTCGTTTCGGAAGGCCCATTGCTGGGCCGAGTGCCGGTACCCGATCTTAAAAACATGTCGCTTGCCTCGGCTCTCGAAAAGTTGAAGTCTGTTCAGCTTGAAGTCGGTAAGGTCAATTACCAGAATGGCACGCCCGAAAACGCAGTGCTCGATCAATATCCGCAACCGGGCGACTTAGTCAACGAGGGCGCGACCGTCGATCTCTTCGTCGCACGTGGCGGGCAGGTCGTGCCCCCCGAGGGGAATGGACACTAA
- a CDS encoding metallophosphoesterase → MNVADKNLSLEQEEGLVVPEPSAGSGRSFSRRAFLHSSILGVSGLALASCTRGIMDRNEIEITHRTFHIPNLPAEWDGKTITFLSDIHSGPFMDVDDLKRVVKTTNELNSDLIVMPGDFVTSSTSELPPLLEAMSELRAPMGVFACTGNHDYYAGVDDVSRGVEDTPIQMLRNSNAKLMINGQPLYLIGVDDDDAKDVTRYVEGHAAPHIEAAYHGVPENAASVLMCHKPYHFESFAKTNVGLMLSGHTHGGQIVLGRIGETVMAFSTIASKYVEGIYLPRESRSQTQMYVSRGIGVVGLPIRINCPPEITRITLARPVV, encoded by the coding sequence ATGAATGTAGCTGATAAGAATCTGAGTTTGGAACAAGAAGAAGGGTTGGTCGTGCCTGAACCAAGTGCGGGTTCAGGACGCAGCTTTTCACGCCGCGCGTTTTTGCATTCCAGCATCCTGGGCGTCAGCGGGCTCGCACTTGCCAGTTGCACGCGTGGGATTATGGACCGCAATGAGATCGAGATCACCCACCGGACGTTTCACATTCCGAATCTCCCAGCGGAGTGGGATGGCAAGACCATCACGTTCCTCAGTGACATTCATTCGGGTCCATTCATGGATGTGGACGATCTCAAGCGAGTCGTCAAAACAACCAATGAGTTGAATAGCGATCTGATTGTGATGCCAGGTGATTTCGTCACATCGAGCACCAGCGAACTTCCGCCATTGCTCGAGGCCATGTCAGAGCTTCGGGCGCCAATGGGCGTGTTTGCGTGTACGGGTAATCATGATTATTATGCCGGCGTGGACGACGTGAGCCGGGGCGTGGAGGACACACCGATTCAGATGCTCCGCAACAGCAACGCGAAGCTCATGATCAATGGTCAGCCACTGTATCTTATTGGCGTGGATGATGATGATGCCAAGGATGTCACCCGATATGTCGAGGGCCATGCGGCTCCGCATATCGAAGCCGCATACCATGGAGTGCCCGAAAATGCGGCATCCGTCCTTATGTGTCACAAGCCGTATCATTTCGAGTCGTTCGCCAAAACGAATGTGGGCCTGATGCTAAGTGGCCACACGCATGGTGGACAGATCGTACTTGGCCGGATCGGCGAGACCGTTATGGCATTCAGCACGATCGCATCGAAATACGTCGAAGGTATTTACCTGCCGCGCGAGTCGAGATCGCAAACGCAGATGTACGTCTCACGTGGTATCGGGGTGGTTGGCTTGCCAATCCGGATTAACTGCCCGCCGGAGATTACAAGGATCACACTGGCTCGCCCCGTGGTTTAA
- the rnhA gene encoding ribonuclease HI codes for MTRRPHITIYTDGACSGNPGPGGFGAVLLDSEGRRRELSQGFKNTTNNRMELRGVIAALEALKMPCDVTLYTDSQYVVNAFNKGWLVSWQKKGWRKADKSPVLNIDLWQRLLPLTNEHNVEFKWTKGHAGDRENERCDELAVQATQMPGLLEDRPAV; via the coding sequence ATGACACGCCGCCCGCATATCACCATATATACCGATGGGGCCTGTTCCGGCAATCCGGGACCGGGCGGATTTGGTGCCGTCCTTCTGGATAGTGAAGGTCGGCGCCGCGAACTCTCGCAAGGGTTTAAGAATACAACCAATAACCGCATGGAGTTACGCGGCGTGATTGCGGCGCTCGAAGCTTTAAAAATGCCGTGCGATGTGACACTCTACACTGATTCGCAGTATGTGGTCAATGCGTTCAATAAAGGCTGGCTGGTGTCCTGGCAAAAGAAAGGCTGGCGCAAGGCGGATAAATCGCCCGTGCTGAATATCGATCTCTGGCAACGGCTCCTGCCGCTTACGAACGAGCATAACGTCGAGTTCAAGTGGACCAAAGGCCATGCCGGTGACCGCGAGAACGAGCGTTGCGATGAGCTTGCCGTTCAGGCCACACAAATGCCGGGCTTGCTTGAAGATCGTCCTGCCGTTTAG
- a CDS encoding MFS transporter yields MLHDRYAVLKIPDYRSFQIFRFLLTLGLQIQVVVVGWHVYALTHDPLALGLTGLAEAIPAIGFAIYGGYVADRHSRKRITIWSIAVMALAAVMLCYLSTSTTWFAAYGAWPVYLTIFFGGIPHGFLTPAATSFGTQLVPKHLYANAATWNSTTWQTAAIIGPAIGGVMYGFAGVTASYASVVVLLAAALLAIARVQAPHNANQLRGESVIKSVKAGFRFVFDTPLLLSAISLDLFAVLFGGAVSLLPVFASDVLHVGPEAYGMMRAAPSIGAVLMAAILIARPIGDHFGRSLLFAVAGFGVAIIIFGLSRNFYLSVAMLVVSGALDNVSVVARFTILQSLTPDSMRGRVSAINSMFIGSSNEIGGFESGLAAKLMGLVPSVIFGGLMTIGVVIGTAILVPQLGRMKKSDIVLAEI; encoded by the coding sequence ATGCTGCATGACCGCTATGCTGTTCTCAAAATTCCTGATTACCGCTCGTTTCAGATCTTTCGATTTTTGCTCACCTTGGGCTTGCAAATCCAAGTCGTCGTCGTCGGCTGGCATGTGTATGCGCTGACACACGATCCGCTAGCACTGGGCCTCACGGGACTCGCCGAAGCCATCCCTGCCATTGGCTTCGCAATCTATGGCGGCTACGTCGCCGACCGTCACTCACGTAAGCGCATCACCATCTGGTCCATCGCCGTCATGGCGTTGGCAGCGGTCATGCTATGCTATCTTTCGACGAGCACCACATGGTTCGCCGCGTATGGCGCATGGCCGGTCTATCTTACGATCTTCTTCGGCGGCATTCCGCATGGCTTTCTCACGCCGGCCGCGACGAGCTTCGGCACGCAACTGGTGCCGAAACATCTCTATGCCAACGCTGCGACATGGAACAGTACAACGTGGCAAACCGCGGCGATCATCGGTCCTGCAATCGGCGGCGTAATGTATGGCTTTGCTGGCGTTACGGCATCCTATGCAAGCGTGGTTGTGCTGCTCGCGGCCGCCCTCCTGGCGATTGCGAGGGTTCAGGCGCCACACAATGCGAATCAGCTTCGTGGTGAATCGGTGATCAAAAGCGTCAAGGCTGGTTTCCGGTTCGTGTTCGACACTCCCCTGTTGCTTAGCGCGATTTCTCTCGATCTGTTTGCCGTCCTGTTCGGTGGTGCGGTTTCCTTGCTGCCAGTATTCGCCAGCGATGTGCTGCACGTCGGTCCCGAAGCATACGGGATGATGCGTGCCGCGCCTTCAATCGGCGCGGTGCTCATGGCGGCAATCCTCATTGCCCGGCCCATCGGCGATCATTTTGGACGGAGTCTGCTCTTTGCCGTAGCCGGATTCGGCGTCGCGATCATCATCTTCGGACTCTCGCGGAATTTCTATCTTTCGGTGGCGATGCTCGTCGTGAGTGGTGCGCTTGATAACGTCAGTGTAGTCGCGCGCTTCACCATCCTGCAATCGCTCACACCCGATTCAATGCGCGGCCGCGTCTCCGCGATCAACTCCATGTTCATTGGCTCATCGAACGAGATCGGCGGCTTCGAGTCGGGACTCGCGGCAAAGCTGATGGGCCTGGTGCCCTCAGTCATCTTCGGCGGACTTATGACGATTGGCGTCGTTATCGGCACCGCCATACTGGTGCCGCAACTTGGACGAATGAAGAAGTCAGATATTGTACTGGCGGAAATCTGA